One window of Triticum dicoccoides isolate Atlit2015 ecotype Zavitan chromosome 5A, WEW_v2.0, whole genome shotgun sequence genomic DNA carries:
- the LOC119301820 gene encoding G-type lectin S-receptor-like serine/threonine-protein kinase At5g35370 has protein sequence MPPLPPALSPRACCRCSSSSSSQRARRTRALWRRGSCTRASPPPATSTSTPAAPSSSPTTAPSGRPCTTRASSWPASTSPCCTRRPARRSGPPTATRPRGPPAASSSARGLSVTDADGATVLWSTTPRAPVAALRLRDDGNLQLLDARNATLWQSFDDATDALLPGQQLRAGAYLTSGRSPGDFARGDYRLAVSGSDVALTWQGSTYWQLSNDLRSFKDRNAAAAAMSFNSSGLFVVAADSALVFRVDFAPADFRVLKLGHDGRLRVTSYTLVNSSDPLGGDFVAPATDCELPSPCPSLGLCGAAGNSSTCTCPPLFAASVKVSGGCTPGDGSALASPEDLCRTNSSASSVSYLALKPKIAYSASRYDAPTTTGVNRTACRALCTANCTCLGYFHDNSSITCYLIGGRQLGSLHWSTRAAPALGYIKTISSATRAGKNKRDSSSASRSLPIVLPSVAAFLLIVVVAWYSLWWRRKRKSGKKGKAKNSSAKNVNLGLQNPRSRDASYDEDPDDDDIVIPGMPTRFSYEEIGPMTAGFGTKVGSGGFGSVYKGELPAGEGLVAVKRLEAVGMQAKREFCTEIAVIGNIRHVNLVRLRGFCAEGSRRLLVYEYMNRGSLDRSLFGATGAPVLEWGERMEVALGAARGLAYLHTGCDQKIVHCDVKPENILLADGGQVKVSDFGLAKLMSPEHSAIFTTMRGTRGYLAPEWLSNAPISDRADVYSFGMVLLELVHGRKNRGEQEQANNAGAAVGGSGDHSAFPSPSGHSSTMTSSTMSGGTSGGDDDYFPMVALELYEQGRYLDLVDRRLEGRVSEAEVARAVRLALCCLHEEPAQRPSMAAVVRVLEGSVPPPEPRGDALGFLRLYGRGYAMPAPVAGMVATSESAGHAPCHGWSTSATAGSQLDGSLKDTSVPR, from the coding sequence ATGCCGCCGCTCCCTCCCGCACTCTCCCCGCGTGCATGCTgccgctgctcctcctcctcctcctctcagcGCGCGCGGCGGACGCGGGCCCTCTGGCGGCGGGGCTCGTGCACCCGGGCTTCACCGCCTCCGGCTACGAGTACATCGACACCCGCGGCGCCTTCCTCGAGTCCAACAACGGCGCCTTCAGGGCGGCCGTGCACAACCCGGGCAAGCAGCTGGCCAGCTTCTACCTCGCCGTGCTGCACGCGCCGACCGGCACGCCGGTCTGGTCCGCCAACCGCGACGCGCCCACGGGGTCCTCCGGCCGCGTCCAGCTCCGCGCGCGGGCTCTCCGTCACGGACGCGGATGGCGCGACGGTGCTGTGGTCGACCACGCCGCGGGCGCCCGTCGCGGCGCTCCGCCTGCGGGATGACGGGAACCTGCAGCTGCTGGACGCGCGGAACGCGACGCTGTGGCAGTCGTTCGACGACGCCACCGACGCGCTGCTCCCGGGGCAGCAGCTGCGCGCCGGCGCGTACCTCACGTCGGGGAGGAGCCCCGGTGATTTTGCCCGGGGGGACTACCGGCTCGCCGTGTCCGGGTCGGACGTGGCGTTGACGTGGCAGGGGTCCACGTACTGGCAGCTGTCCAACGACCTCCGCTCCTTCAAGGACCGCAACGCCGCCGCCGCGGCGATGTCGTTCAATTCCTCGGGGCTGTTCGTGGTCGCCGCCGACAGCGCGCTGGTGTTCCGGGTGGACTTCGCGCCGGCTGATTTCCGCGTGCTTAAGCTGGGGCACGACGGGCGGCTGCGCGTCACAAGCTACACGCTGGTGAACTCCTCGGATCCCCTCGGCGGGGACTTCGTGGCGCCCGCCACCGACTGCGAGCTTCCGTCGCCGTGTCCGTCCCTCGGGCTCTGCGGTGCGGCGGGCAACAGCTCGACCTGCACGTGCCCTCCGCTCTTCGCCGCCTCCGTGAAAGTGTCCGGCGGGTGCACGCCGGGGGACGGCTCCGCGCTCGCGTCGCCGGAGGACTTGTGCCGGACCAACAGCAGCGCCTCCTCCGTTTCTTACCTCGCCCTCAAGCCGAAGATCGCCTACTCCGCCAGCAGGTACGACGCCCCAACGACGACAGGCGTTAACCGCACCGCGTGCCGCGCCCTATGTACCGCGAACTGCACATGCCTTGGTTACTTCCACGACAACTCCTCCATTACTTGCTACTTGATCGGAGGAAGGCAGCTCGGTTCGCTCCATTGGAGCACTCGTGCTGCACCGGCGTTGGGATACATCAAGACGATCAGTTCGGCGACCAGAGCTGGGAAAAACAAACGCGACTCTTCGTCGGCGAGCCGCTCTTTGCCTATCGTACTGCCGTCCGTTGCCGCGTTTCTTCTCATCGTCGTGGTGGCATGGTACTCATTGtggtggaggaggaagaggaagagcggAAAGAAAGGCAAGGCCAAGAACTCCTCGGCGAAGAATGTGAATCTGGGCCTCCAAAATCCGCGGTCGAGAGACGCGAGCTACGACGAGGATCCCGACGACGACGACATCGTCATACCGGGCATGCCGACGCGGTTTAGCTACGAGGAGATCGGGCCGATGACCGCAGGCTTCGGAACGAAGGTGGGCTCCGGCGGGTTCGGCTCCGTGTATAAAGGGGAGCTTCCAGCCGGTGAGGGGCTCGTCGCGGTGAAGAGGCTGGAGGCCGTTGGCATGCAGGCCAAGAGGGAGTTCTGCACGGAGATCGCCGTCATCGGCAACATCCGGCACGTCAACCTCGTCCGCCTCCGCGGCTTCTGCGCGGAGGGCTCGCGCCGGCTGCTCGTCTACGAGTACATGAACCGCGGCTCGCTTGACCGATCGCTGTTCGGCGCCACGGGAGCGCCGGTGCTGGAGTGGGGGGAGCGCATGGAGGTGGCGCTGGGCGCGGCGCGCGGGCTCGCGTACCTGCACACAGGATGCGACCAGAAGATCGTGCACTGCGACGTGAAGCCGGAGAACATCTTGCTAGCGGACGGCGGGCAGGTGAAGGTCTCCGACTTTGGCCTTGCGAAGCTGATGTCGCCGGAGCACTCGGCGATCTTCACCACCATGCGCGGCACACGCGGATACCTCGCGCCAGAGTGGCTCAGCAACGCGCCGATCTCGGACCGCGCGGACGTGTACAGCTTCGGCATGGTGCTGCTCGAGCTGGTGCACGGGAGGAAGAACCGCGGCGAGCAGGAGCAAGCCAACAACGCCGGCGCCGCGGTCGGCGGCAGCGGCGACCACTCGGCCTTTCCGTCCCCGTCCGGTCATAGCAGCACGATGACGTCGTCGACGATGAGCGGCGGCACCAGCGGTGGCGACGACGATTACTTCCCGATGGTCGCGCTGGAGCTCTACGAGCAAGGGAGATACCTGGACCTCGTCGACCGGAGGCTGGAGGGGCGGGTGAGCGAGGCTGAAGTCGCGCGCGCCGTGCGCCTCGCGCTGTGCTGCCTGCACGAGGAGCCTGCGCAGCGGCCCAGCATGGCCGCGGTGGTGCGAGTGCTGGAAGGCAGCGTGCCACCGCCGGAGCCCCGGGGCGACGCGCTCGGCTTTCTGCGGCTCTACGGGAGAGGCTACGCCATGCCGGCCCCGGTGGCGGGCATGGTTGCCACGTCCGAGTCAGCTGGCCACGCGCCATGCCATGGCTGGTCCACGTCGGCTACCGCCGGCTCGCAGCTGGACGGTTCATTGAAGGACACGTCGGTGCCCAGATAG